The Microbacterium sp. SORGH_AS_0428 genome contains the following window.
GGTGATCGATGCGGACACGGTCGAGCTCACCGCATCCGACGCCGCCGGCCTGCAGCACGGCGTGCACACGCTGCTCCAGCTCGTGGCGCCCACGCGGCAGGGGTGGGTGTGGCCGGCTGTGGTGATCGACGACGCGCCACGCTTCGCCCACCGCGGGCTGATGCTCGACGTCGCCCGGCACTTCTTCGCCGCCGACGTCGTCGAGCGCCTCCTCGATCGGATGGCGGAGCTCAAGCTCAACGCGCTGCACCTGCATCTCAGTGACGACCAGGGGTGGCGGCTCGCGCTCGATTCGCGGCCTCGACTGGCCGAACGAGCCTCGGATTCGGCGGCGCTGGGCGATGCGGGCGGCTGCTATTCACGCGTCGACTGGCAGCGGATCCTGGATGCGGCGGCCTCCCGTCACATCACGGTGATCCCCGAGTTCGATGTGCCGGGGCACACACACGCCGTCGGGCTCGCGTACCCCGGGATCGCCCAGGCGCCCGTCGTCAGCGCCGAGCTCGAGCAGACGGCAGCGCAGTTCGGCGGCGGCCTGCCCGTCGCGGGGCAGGCGTACACCGGCTTCGGGGTCGGCTTCTCGTCGCTGCGGATCGGCGATGCCGAGACGAGCGCGTTCCTGCGCGATGTGTTCACCGAGCTGGCCGAGCTCACCCCCGGCCCCTATCTTCACATCGGCGGGGACGAGGCCCTCGGCACCTCGCGCGACGACTACGACGCGGCGATCGCGGAGGTCACCGCGCTCGTGAGCTCGCTGGGCAAGACCCCGGTCGCCTGGCACGAAGCGGGCGCCGCCGCACACCTCACGCCGGGGACGATCGGCCAGTACTGGGGCTTCGTGCACCCCGTGGACGGCGCCGACGAGAAGGCCCGCGGCTTCGTCGAGCGCGGCGGGCGCCTCATCCTGTCGCCTGCCGACGCGGTGTACCTCGACATGAAGGACAGCGCCGACTCCCCGCAGGGCCTGACGTGGGCGAACGGGCCGACGCCGCTGCGCCGCGCGTACGACTGGGAGCCCGCCGAGGTCGTCTCCGGCATCCGCGAGGAGCAGATCCTCGGCGTCGAAGCGGCCCTGTGGACCGAGACGATCCGCAGCGAGCACGACATCCAGCAGATGGCGTTCCCGCGCCTCGCCGCAGCCGCCGAGGTGGCGTGGTCGGCTGGCGCTTCCCGGTCCTGGGAGAGCTTCCGCGAGCGCCTGGCGGATCTCGCGACCAGGTGGGATGCCGACGGACTCGCCTATCGCCGGATCGACGACGTTCCGTGGCGGCGACCGTGAGCGTGATCGTCCACTCCGCTCGGATCGTCGACGGCGGCCGCGAGACGCCGGACGGCTGGGTGCGCTGGGATGCGGGCCGCATCACGCACCGAGGCACGGGCGACGACTGGCGCGCGCACGACGGCGACACGATCGTCGATGCGCGCGCGCAGGCCGGCGCCGACGCCGTGCTCACGGCAGGATTCATCGACCTGCACGGGCACGGCGGCGGCGGCCACTCCTACGAGGACGGACCGGATGCGGTGCGCGCCGCTCGTGCGCTGCACCGCGCACACGGCACCACACGTGCCGTGCTCTCGCTCGCGACGGCGACGCTCGGCGACCTCGCCGCCCGCCTGGAGACGATCGCGGCCCTCACCCGCACCGACCCCGACATCCTCGGCTCACACGTGGAGGGCCCGTTCCTCGCACCCAGCCGTCGGGGGGCCCACGCCGGCGACCTGCTGCGGAGCCCCGACCCCGAGACGCTGGAGATGCTGTTGACCGCCGGCGGCGGTACCGTGCGCCAGGTGACGATCGCCCCCGAGCTGGCGGGCGGCCTCGACGCCGTCCGCCGCATCGTGGAGGCCGGCGTCGTCGCGGCGGTCGGTCACACCTCCGCCGACGCCTCCCTCACGGCCGCGGCCTTCGACGCGGGGGCGCGAGTGCTGACGCACGCGTTCAACGCGATGCCGGGGCTGCACCACCGCTCCCCCGGGCCGGTGGGGGCGGCGCTCGCGGACGACCGGGTCGTGCTCGAGATCATCGCCGACGGCGTGCACCTGCATCCGGACATCGTGCGAATCGCCGCATCCGCCGCCGCCGGCCGCTTCGCGCTCGTGACCGACGCGATGGCCGCAGCGGGCGCCGCGGACGGCGCGTACCACCTGGGCGCGCTCGACGTCGAGGTCGCCCACGGCGTCGCGCACGTGGCGGGCACCGATACCATCGCCGGATCCACGCTGACGCAGGATGCGGCGCTACGCGTCGCGGTGGCGGCGGGGGTGGCACTGCCCGCCGCCGTGCGCGCCCTCACCGAGACCCCCGCGCGCGTGCTCGGCCTCGATCACCTCGGAGCACTGGAGCCTGGCCGCCTCGCCGACGCGGTGCTGCTGACCGCCGACCTCCGCGTCGCCGGGGTGTGGCTGGCCGGCGACCCGATCTGACCCCCTCCGAACCCCCACCTCCCGAAACTGCATCTGCGTCACGAGATCACGGTGTATACCCGTGATCTCGTGCGGCAAATGCTGTCTCGTGGGCGAAGCGACGGGAAGGGGTCGCCGCGAGGAGGCGCCGGGCGCCCGCGTAGAATGGCGGAGTGAGCACCCCCTCGTCCGCGCCCCTGCCCGCCGGCACGCGCCCCGCGCTGTCCGCCCTCGACGTGGTGGCGTTCCTGTGCGAGATCGGCGGCATCGTCGCGCTGGCGATCTGGGGCTTCGCGACGTGGCCGTTCCCCTGGAACCTCGTCGTGGGCATCCTCACCCCCGCCGCCGCGATCGTGCTGTGGGCGCTGTTCGTCTCCCCCCGCGCCGTCTTCGCCGTGCACCCGTTCGTGCGCGCCATCGCCGAGCTGCTGGTCTACGCCGCCGCGACGGCCGCCCTGTGGTCTCTCGGCCTCACCTGGATCGGCATCGCGTACGCCGTGGTCGCGGTCACGGTGGGCCTTGTCGTCGGAC
Protein-coding sequences here:
- a CDS encoding YrdB family protein is translated as MSTPSSAPLPAGTRPALSALDVVAFLCEIGGIVALAIWGFATWPFPWNLVVGILTPAAAIVLWALFVSPRAVFAVHPFVRAIAELLVYAAATAALWSLGLTWIGIAYAVVAVTVGLVVGRRRFA
- the nagA gene encoding N-acetylglucosamine-6-phosphate deacetylase, with protein sequence MAATVSVIVHSARIVDGGRETPDGWVRWDAGRITHRGTGDDWRAHDGDTIVDARAQAGADAVLTAGFIDLHGHGGGGHSYEDGPDAVRAARALHRAHGTTRAVLSLATATLGDLAARLETIAALTRTDPDILGSHVEGPFLAPSRRGAHAGDLLRSPDPETLEMLLTAGGGTVRQVTIAPELAGGLDAVRRIVEAGVVAAVGHTSADASLTAAAFDAGARVLTHAFNAMPGLHHRSPGPVGAALADDRVVLEIIADGVHLHPDIVRIAASAAAGRFALVTDAMAAAGAADGAYHLGALDVEVAHGVAHVAGTDTIAGSTLTQDAALRVAVAAGVALPAAVRALTETPARVLGLDHLGALEPGRLADAVLLTADLRVAGVWLAGDPI
- a CDS encoding family 20 glycosylhydrolase, whose protein sequence is MSTGLVPRPTSVTLGDGAFVLTDAVSVTGDTDAVALLLERLHRRTARMLPAAPDAPIRLRIDGEGAAESYRLVIDADTVELTASDAAGLQHGVHTLLQLVAPTRQGWVWPAVVIDDAPRFAHRGLMLDVARHFFAADVVERLLDRMAELKLNALHLHLSDDQGWRLALDSRPRLAERASDSAALGDAGGCYSRVDWQRILDAAASRHITVIPEFDVPGHTHAVGLAYPGIAQAPVVSAELEQTAAQFGGGLPVAGQAYTGFGVGFSSLRIGDAETSAFLRDVFTELAELTPGPYLHIGGDEALGTSRDDYDAAIAEVTALVSSLGKTPVAWHEAGAAAHLTPGTIGQYWGFVHPVDGADEKARGFVERGGRLILSPADAVYLDMKDSADSPQGLTWANGPTPLRRAYDWEPAEVVSGIREEQILGVEAALWTETIRSEHDIQQMAFPRLAAAAEVAWSAGASRSWESFRERLADLATRWDADGLAYRRIDDVPWRRP